In Pseudomonas saponiphila, the genomic stretch GCCAGCGCCACGGCCAGGCTGTAGCCTTCCAGTACCTTGGAGCGGATGGCCAGCAGCATGCTCTTGATTCGCTGCTTCTCGCACTGCGCGGCCACCGCCGCCAGCACTTCCTCCAGGGGCAGCGAGGCCTGGACCAGGGTCGACAACTGACGGGTGAGCAAGGCCAGTTCGGCGCTGCTCAAGCCGCCGCCGGACACCTGCAGCAAGCCTTTGCCACGCACGCGCTTGTTCTGCGCGGTGCTGACCTTGAGGACCACCAGCTGGCGCTCGCGCAACAGTTGCCGGGCATGGCGCGGGCTGTCGGCTTCCACCACGCCGGTGGATTTTTTTCCGGCGGCGCACATGGCCAGGTATTCGTAAGCGGCCATGATCAGTCCCTCTGGGTCACGCGCAGCAGTTCTTCCAGGCTGGTCTGCCCCAGCAGCACCATGGCCTGGCCGTCGTCGAACAGGCTGGCGCTGTGCTTGCGCGCATGCTCCAGCAGTTGATGCTCGCCGGCGCCGGTGTGGATCAGCTGACGCAAGGTGTCGTCGAACAGCACCAGTTCATAGATGCCACGGCGCCCGCGATACCCCGTGTGCTGGCAGGCGCTGCAGCCTTTGGGCCGGTACAGCTGCGGCGCGGTATCGGCGCTCAGGCCCAGGCGTTCGCAGGCGGCGTTATCGGCGCTGTGGGGCTCCTTGCACTCCGGGCACAGCAGGCGCACCAGGCGCTGGGACAACACCCCCAGCAGCGAGGTGCAGAGCAGGAAGGGCTCGATGCCCATGTCCACCAGCCGGGTCACCGCGCCGATGGCGCTGTTGGTGTGCAGGGTCGAGAGCACCAGGTGTCCGGTGAGGGACGCCTGCACGGCAATTTCCGCGGTTTCGCGGTCGCGGATCTCGCCCACCATCACCACGTCCGGGTCCTGACGGAGGATGGCCCGCAAGCCCCGGGCGAAGGTCATGTCGACCTTGGCGTTGACCTGGGTCTGGCCGATCCCGGTCAGGTGGTACTCCACCGGGTCCTCGATGGTCAGGATGTTGCGTTCCAGGCTGTTGAGGCTGGCCAGCCCGGCATACAGCGTGGTGGTCTTGCCGGAGCCGGTGGGGCCGGTGACCAGGAGAATGCCGTGGGGTTTGTGCAGGGCGATCTCCAGGCGCTGGCGCACCGTCTCGTTCATCCCCAAGTGGCTCAGGTTGAGGCGCCCGGCCTGCTTGTCCAGGAGGCGCATCACCACTCGCTCGCCGTGGCTGGAGGGCAGGGTCGAAACCCGTACATCCACCTCGTGACCGGCGATGCGCAAGGCGATCCGGCCGTCCTGGGGAATGCGCTTTTCGGCGATGTCCAGCTTGGCCATGACCTTGATCCGCGACACCAGCAAGGTTGCCAGTTCCCTCCGTGGACGCAGCACTTCACGCAGCAGGCCGTCGACCCGCAGGCGCACCGACAGGTGTTCCTCGAAGGCTTCCAGGTGCACGTCGGAGGCCTTGCTCTTGACCGCCTCGCTGAGGATCGCGTTGATCAGGCGGATGATCGGCGCGTCATCTTCCTGTTCCAGCAGGTCGGTGGTCCTGGGCAGTTGCTCGGCCAGGCTGTTGAGGTCGAACTCTTCGTCGAACTGCTCGCCCAGGCCGTCGGCCACCTGCTTGGCGCCGTTCTGCCCATCGCGGTAGTGGGCGGCCAGGCGCTGGGCGAAGGCCTCGTCGTCCAGCACCTCGCTGCGCAGCAACGAGCCGTTGAAACGGCGCACTTCGGCCACCACCGACAATGGCGTACTGGCGCGGCAATACAGCACCGCGCCACCTTCCTGAGGGTCCAGCACCACGCCGTGGCGGCGCGCGTAGGCAAAGGCCAGACGCGCGTCTTCGGGGCTGGCGATCATGGCTGGCGCTGGGCGCCCGGGGCGCGCATGTCGATCAGGCCCGCATCGCCCTGGCGGTTGGCGTCGAACAGGCGGTTGGCGTCGGCAGGCAACTGGCCGCCGGTCTTGCCGTCCGGGGCGCGCAGCGAGCGCATGTTGTTGTACTTGTGCTGGCTCATCTGCTCGGTGCTGGCGGCGTTGCGCAACAGGGTCGGACGCAGGAACACCATCAGATTGGTCTTCTCGTTGACTTCCTTGCTGCTGCTGAACAGGCGGCCGACCCAGGGAATGTCCCCCAGTAGCGGCACCTTGCTGACCTGGACCTTGACGTTGTCCTTGATCAGCCCGCCGAGGACGATGATCTGCCCGTCGTTGGCCAGGATGGTGCTCTTGACCGAGCGCTTGTTGGTGATCACGTCGCTGGTGTTGATGCCCGGCGGCGCAGCGGCCAGCTCGGAGCTTTCCTGCTCGACATTCAGGCGTAGGAAGTTGCCCTCATTGATATGCGGGGTGACCTTGAGGGTGATCCCCACATCCTTGCGCTCCACCGTGGTGAAGGGGTTGCTGGCACCGGCGGTGTCGGTGGTGTAGGAACCGGTCTGGAACGGCACGTTCTGGCCGACGAGGATTTCCGCCGCTTCGTTGTCCAGGGTCAGCAGGCTCGGGGTGGACAGCAGGTTGTTGTTGGAGTCGCTGGACAGCGCGGTGATCAGCGCGCCGAAGTTGCTGCCGCCGATGCCGATGATCGCGCCATCGGGCAGGTTCGGGCGCTTGTCGTCCTGCAGGTTGTTGAGCAGGGTGCCAATGGACAGGCCGGCGCTGTTGAAATTGCTGGCGGCGGACAGCTTGCCGCGGTTGCCGGCCCATTGCACGCCGAGGGCCTGGTTGATGTCGCCGCTGACCTCGACGATCGCCGCTTCCACCAGCACCTGGGCCCGGGGTCGGTCCAGCTCGTTGATGATGCTTTCGAAGGTTGCCAGCTGGGCTGGCGAGGCCATCAGTACCAGGGCGTTCTGGCTGGTGTCGGCGCTGACCAGCACCGGGCTGTCCGGTTTCTGGCTGTCGCCGCCACGGTTGCCGGATTCCATGCGCTTGCCAATGCCGCTGAGCAGTTCTTCGAGCTTCTTCGCATCGCTGTGGTTGAGCCGGCGCACCCGCGCGGTGTCGCCGACATTGGTCGGCACATCCAGGCTCTGCGCCAGACGCTGCATCTGCTGGCGAACCGGCGCCGGGCCGACCAGGATCAGGCGATTGCTGCGCGAGTCGCCAATGGCCTTGGCGCTGGTCATCGCGCTGTTGCTGTCGGCCAGGCTGTCGGTCAGGGTCTTGGCCACCTCGGTGGCCCAGGCGTGCTTGAGTTGCACGATGCTGAACTGCCGGCCACCGGCGTTATCCAGCTCGTTGATCACCAGGCGTACCCGCTCGACGTTGTTGGCGCTGTCGGAAATCACCAGGGCATTGGAGGTGGTGGAGGGCGCCATGTAGGCGTCCGCAGCTACCAGCGGGCGCACCGCGCTGGCCACCTCGCTGGCGTTGGCATTGTTCAGTTCGATGACCTGGGTCACGAACTCTTCGCTGGCACCGCTGGGCTCGGCGTGGGCCTTGGTCTTGGCTTCGGCCACCGGCAGGATCAGCACCCGGTCGCCCTGGTCCATGGCGACAAAGCCCTGGCTGCGCAGGGCGGTGAGAAACAGCGAATAGATGCCCTGCTGATCCATGGCGGTGCTGGATTGCACCGTGACCTTGCCGTTCAGGCGAGGGTCTAGAATCATCGTCTTGCCGGTGATCTGGCCCACTTCGTTGACCAGGTCGCGCAGCTCGGCGTCCTTCATGTTCAGGGTCCACTGCTGGGCGGCGGTGGCTTTTTCCGTGGCATGCACGGGATTGATCAGGGTGCCCAGGGTCAGCAGGGACCCGGCGATAAAGGCTCGATTCATGATGCTCCAGGGGATTGCAGAGACGGTTGCAGCAGGCTCCCGCTGCCTGGCTGCGGATGGGGTTGGGCTGTGGCGGCATCCTCTGCCTGCGGGGTCAGCAACGGCGTTTCGTGCAGCGGCAGACTCAGGACCAGCTCTTCGCCGAAGCGTTGCACCCGCACTTGGTCGGTGCCGATCTGGCGCAGGCTGCCACCGCCCGGCAAGGGCTCGCCGATGCCATAGAAGCGGCGGCCTTCCGGGGATTCGATCAGGGCCCGGGACAGCTCCGGTTGGGCTGCTACCAGGCTGGCCAGCAGGGCCAGGGGCACCCGGGGCTGATCGCTGTTGGGTTCTTGCAGCTGGACGCCGAACAGCCGGGCGATGGCTTGCGGGTCGGGCTGGGCGCGGGCCTGTGGCTCCACGGCGGAGGGCGCCTGGTGAGTGGCCGCGTTCAGGCCTTGCCGCAACTGCCAGCTGTCATGGGCCAGCCAGGCCAGCCAGGCACTCAGAAACAACAAGGCGCCGGCCATGAGGCCAGCGCGAAGCGAGGGGCGAAGGGCGCTCACAAGGACATGCGCCTTAGCAGGTTTTCACCTCGCCAGTGGTGCAGCACCACGGCCGCCATGTGTCCGGCGACCAACAGGGCCAGGGCGATGCAGGCATAGCGGTGAATGCTGTTGAAAAAGCCGGTGAGCACTGGCTCATGCAATGGCTGGCTGATCTGCAGCAGGCCGAACAGGTCGATCGGGCGCTCCATCATCAGCACGCCGGTCACCAGCACGACCCCGGTCACGACGTAGAGCGCCAGGTGCCCGGCCTTGGCCAGCAGGTCTGCCAGGGGCTGGCGCGATGCGGGGCGCTGATGGTTCAGGGCGCAGACAATGCGCAGTACGAACAGCGGAATCAGGATGAAGGTCAACGACACATTGATGAAGCCGATGCCCTCGGCGATACCGGCTGGCAGGTCGAACAGGGCGTTGCCGAAACCGCTGAGCGTTGCCCAGAGAATGATCGCGGCGAAGGTCCAGTGCAGCAGCACATGGATTCTTGAATAGGGGGTTGAGCTCATGGGGGCTTTACCGCTAACAAGGAGCGTGGCGCCGTGGCGCCACGCTCGGGTGGTTGACGCTATGACTTACTTGAGGTTCCAGGCCGACTGCCAGGCGAAACCTACGCCCGGCTCGTAGGCGTTGGAGCCGTTGGTCCACTGGGTGCACCAGCCGGCGACGGCGCCAGGCTTGCACTCATAGGTCTTGCCATCCTTGGGTTGCAGGACCACGGTGCCGGCCTTGTAGGATTTCAGGCCATTGGGGAACACGTAGTCGTACTTGCCGTTGCCGCCTTCGTTGCCACCTTCACCACCGCCGGCTTCGGCCTTGAGGGTGAAGCGGGCGGATTGCTGCAGCACTTCGCCCTTCTTCGAGGTGGCCACGACCACCAGGTCGTAGACCCCGGCGCTGACATTGTTCAGCGGCATGGAGAAGTGCGGGGTGTTGCCGGCCGGCGCCTGCTGGAAGGCTACGCTTTCGCCCTTGGCGTTTAGCACGGTGGCTTTCACGGTGTATTCGCCGTTCTTGGCGATGGCGTTGAAGTGCAGCTCGGTCTTGCCGTCTTTCAGGGTGTATTCGGACTGCATGCCGGTGATGGACAGCTCGCCCGGTTTGGCGGCCTGTTCCTTGGCGATCATCACGTTGACGATGTCGCTGCCTTTCTTGACCAGGATTTCGTTCCTGCCGAAGTTCGGCACCACTTCGTCCTTGTCGTTGAGCAGGCCCATCTGGTAGCCCTGCTTGGCGGCATTGACCTTCTTCGCCAGTTCGTGCGGCCAGACGTCGGCCTTGGCCAGTTCGGCGCTATCGATGTTCAGCACCACTTGCTTGGCGTTGATCTCGCCCTGTGCGTTGAAGACGCGAGTCTTGACCTTGTCGCCGATGCTCAGGGCTTCAGGTTGTACCGCGCCAACGGTGTCCCAGTTCGACGGGATGACCGCGCCATTGTCGATGTTCAGGTCGACCACGCTGTAGAAGGTGGCGTCGGTGTCGTTGACTTTCCAGGTGGCCAGCAGCACGTGGTAACCGGAGCGGTCAGACGGGATGTTCACGGTGTGATGGGTTTTGCCTTTGGCCGGGGCCGGGACGGTGCCGGACGGCCATGGCTGATCCAGCAGCGGGGTCATTTCGAACGAGTCGCGGGTCAGCGGCTGGTTCGGATTCCAGTCTTTTTTGGTGATGTAGAACTGCCAGTAGCGGGTGGCGTGACCGGCTTCGTAGTGCCAGGTGAAGTTCTGCGGGCCCGGCTTGATGGTGGTCTTGGCCCAGCGGGTAGCACTCTGCTCGTTGATCTGGGAGAAGCGCACCAGGCCGGCGGCGGCGATGGTGCCGTTGGCTGGGCCGCATACCTTGAAGTCGCCGGTGCAGGCCTGGGCGTTGCTTGGAAAGTGCTCGAGATCGTTACGGCCAGGCACGCCGATGTACTCGGTGCTTTGTGGCTCGTACATCACTGGACCGCAGTTGGCGTTCAGTCTGCCGCCATCGGCATGGCACATGAAGGCGCGGGACTTGGGGCTTTCGATGTAGCCGTGGGCGGAGGCTTGCTGGGCGGCCAGTCCGGCGGCGGCCATGGCGATGACGATTGGCAGTTTGAGGAAGGAACGAGTCCGGTTGGAGTTGATCATTGTGTATGCCTTGAGCAATTGAAAAATGAGTGTTGCAGCGCTGCGAGGGGCCGGTGATGGGGCAGTGGGACACCCTGGATGTCCGCTGCTCCGGCAGCCTTGCCAGCGAGCACAGGCTACGTGCTGCTCCCGGGTGTTCACATGGGACGAGTACGAGAGTCGCAAGGCTCTAGAACAAGCATTTGGTGGGTTCGACAACGGCTCGTGCGGCACTTCGGGTGAGTCTTTTGCGCCTTGTGCGGCGCGGCCTGGCCAGCAAAAAAAATGAGCGTGACGCTTGCGCGTCACGCCCCAAGGAGCAACTGGGGAGTTGCTGGCTTACTTGAGGTTCCAGGCCATCTGCCAGTGAGAACCGGTGCCTGGCTCATACTGGGTCGCGCCAGCCTTCCACTGCACGCAGTAGCCGCTGTACGGGAACGGCTTGCACTGGTAGGTCTTGCCGTTCTTGGGTTGCAGCACCAGGGTGCCGGCCTTGTAGGACTTCAGGCCCTCAGGGAACACGTGGTCGTACTTGGCTGGCGTCTCGGGGGTGGTGCCGCCCTCGTTGCCACCGCCGCCCGGGGTTTCCTCAACCTCTGGCTCGGCCTTGAGCTTGAAGCTGATGGTTTCTTGCAGCAGCTCGCCTTTCTTCGACTTGGCCACCACCACCAGATCGTACTGGCCTGCCGTCACGCCTTTGAGCGCGAGGCTGAAGTGCGGCGCATTGTTGCCACTGTCGGCTTGCTGGTGAGCGACGGTTTCGCCCTTGGCATTGAGCACGCTGGCGGTGATGGTGAAGTCGCCGTTGAGGGCGATGGCGTTGAAGTGCAGGTCGACCTTGCCGTCCTTCAGGCTGTACTCGGGCTGCATGCCGGAAACCTTGAGTTCAGCCGGCTTGGCGGCCTGTTCCTTGGCGATCAGCACGCTGTTGATGTCACTGTTCTGGTTGACAAAGATGCTGTTCTTGCCGAACTGCGGCACCACCTGGTCCTTGTCGTTGAGTTCACCGATCTGGTAGCCGAGCTTGGCCTGGTTGACCTTTTCCGCCAGCGCCTTGGGCCAGATGCTGTCCTTGGCCAGCTCCGCGCTGTCGATGTTCAGGGTGACCTGCTTGGCCGCGAGTTCGCCCTGGTCGTTGAACACCCGGGTCATGACCTTGTCGCCGATGCTCAGGGGCTCGGGCTGGACGGCACCGATGTTCTTCCAGCTCGACGGTGCGACTTCGCTGTTCTCGATGTTCACATCCACCACCTGATAGAAGGTGTTGGTGTTGTCGCCCACCATCCAGGTGGCCAGGACGATGTGATAGCCGTTGCGGTCGGCCGGAATGTTGACCTTGTGGCTGGTGATGCCGCCGGTCTTGGTCGGCAGGGTGTTGTTCCAGTTGTCGGTCAGCAGCGGCGCCGCTTCGAACGAATCACGGGTCAGCGGCTGGTTGGGATTCCAGTCTTTCTTGGTGATGTAGAACTGCCAGTTGCGGGTGGCGTGCACCGCGGTGTAGCGCCAGTCGAAGGTGTTCAGCCCGGGCTTGATATTGACCTTGGTCCAGCGGCTGGCGGTCTGCTCGTTGAGGTTGGCGAAGTGACGCAGGCCACCGGAGGCAATAGTGCCGTTGGCGGGGCCGCACTGGGTGAACGCGCCGTGGCAGGCCTGGGCCGTGCTGGGGAAGCCGTCGCGGCTGCCGTTGGCCAGGTATTCGACGCTCTGTGGCTCGTAGGCCACCGAACCGCAGTTGCTGTTCAGGTTGCCGCCTTTGGCGCTACACATGTACGAGCGGGACTTGGGGTTTTCGATATAGCCGTGCGCCGCCGCCTGTTGCGCGCTGAGCGCCGCCATGCCGATGGCCATCGCCAGCGGAAGTTTGAGGAATGAATGGAAGGTATGCCGCGTGATCATCGATTGTTCCCTGATTGGACGTTATTGGATTCAACAAGCAATCGAGAGCTGGCGTAGCGACTCACCGGGAGTCTGGCGCCATTGACTGTCAGTGCTCGAAAGCCGGCGCAAGGTTAGGCAGCAGGGGGCGGCGGTTGAATGAGACAAGTACGAGAGTGGCGCCGGGGCCGGGGCGGGCAGCCCGTCACCGGCGTCCGCTTCAGGGCGGCGAACCCTGGGCCTGGGGTGTCTGGGGCTGGGGGCCGCTGTCGGCGTCGGATGCTTCGCGCAAGCTGGCCAGCTGCTGGCGGGCCTCGGCGTACACCTGTTCCATGGCATTGAGCAGTGCCTGCTGGCAACTGCGCACCGACGCTGGATGGCCGGGGTCGACCTTTCTCAGGGCCTCGCAGGTTCTGGTCATGTCCGGCGCGTTGATCAGGCAGGCCACGCCGCTCAGGCGATGGGTCAGGTCGTTGATCAGGTGCGGGGTATTGGCCAGGACGCAGGTGCGCAGTTCGGCGATTTCCTGCTGCAGGTTCTTGGTCAGTTCGTTGAGGATGCGCCGATGCAGGGTCGGACTGTTTTCTCCCAGGTCCTTGAGGTGGTCGATGTCGAAGGCGCGCACCCGCTCTTCGCCGGCCCCGGTGTGACTGCCCAGCACTTCCTGCAGGCGGGCCAGGGTCACCGGCTTGATCATCAGGTCGTTCATCCCGGCGTTGGAGCATTGGGTCGCTTCGTTGCTCAGGGCGCTGGCGGTGTAGCCGACGATCAGCCGCGGCTTGGCCCCGCTCTGTTGTTCGGCTTCACGCACCGCCCGGGCCAGGCTGTAGCCGTCCATGCCCGGCATGTTGCAGTCGCTGATCAACACGTCGTAGTGGCGGTGGCGCAGTAGCTGCAGGGCTTCTTCGCCACTGCTGACGTGTTCGGCAAAGTGGCCGATGCGCTCCAGCTGCAGGGTCAGTACCAGGCCGTTGGTGGAGACATCGTCCACCACCAGCACCCGCAAGGCTTTGCCGGTGATCGGTGGCACTTCCGGTGTTTGCGCCACTTCCACGTTGGTCGTCTGCCAGCTCACCGGCAGTTCGACGTGGATGCAGCAGCCTTGGCCGGGCTCGCTTTCCAGCCAGATGCGCCCGCCCATCAGTTGCACCAGCTGATGGCAGATGCTCAGGCCCAGGCCCGAGCCGCCGTACAGGTGGGCGGTGCGCGCGGTGGCCTGGCGATAGGGCTCGAAAATCCCCGCCTGGTTGGCCAGGGGAATGCCGATGCCGGTATCGCGCACGCTCAGGGTCAGCAGGCTGCTGTCGCCCTGCACATGGGTTTCGCGCAGGGTGACCTGGATGTGGCCGCGGTCGGTGAACTTCAAGGCATTGCTCAAGAGGTTGTGCAGAATCTGCTGCAGGCGCAGCGAGTCGACCCAGTACAGCCGGCTGGGGCTGGCCTGATAGTCGAAATTCAGCTGCAGGCGTTTCTCCCGGGCTTGTACGGCAAACAGTCCCAGGCCATTGGCGAGCAAGGGTTCCAGGGCGGTGGGATGGGGTGCCAGTTGCATCAGGCCACTCTCTATTTTGTCCAGGTCCAGGATGTTGCCGATCAGGTCGATCATCGAGGTCGCCGATTGCTGGGCCACCCGCAGGTTGTGCGAGGGTGTCTGGCTGGCGCTGGTTTCCAGCTCCAGCAGGCCCACCAGGGCGTTGAGCGGGGTGCGCAACTCATGGCTCATGGAGGCGAGAAACTCGCTCTTGGCGGCGCTGGCCTTCTGCGCGATCTGCTTGGCCTCGCGCAACTTGAGTTCCAGGTTCTTGCGCTCGGAGATGTCCAGCCAGCCCCCCAGCAACCCCTGCAGGACCCCGCGGGCGTTGTAGAACGGCACCAGCCACTGATAGAGGCAGTACTGCTGCTCCTTGATCCACAGGCTGGTGTCGAGAAAGCGTGGCCGGTGATTGGCCAGCAGCAGTTGATGTTCCTCTTGCAGCACTTCGGCGAAGTCTCGCGGCATGTTCGGCTGCTCGGTGGGCAGGCAGCCCTCGACCTGTTCCTGGGAGGTGGCGAAGAACTCCTCGTAGGCGCGGTTGCAGGTGCTCAGCCGGCCGTCCAGGTCGCAGACATACAGCGGCGTCGGCAGGCCATTGAGCAGGGAAAACTGGAAGGCCAGCTTGTCCTGCAGGCGGGTCTGCACGCAGATGGTTTCCCGCACCTGGATCTTCAGGCGCCAGTTCCAGATCAGCGACAGCACGAAGATGATCAGGATCACCACGCCCACATGCCAGGCCTGCTCGGCGACCCAGCTCCAGAGCGCGGCGCTGGACTGTTGTTCGGCGATCAGCTGGATGTCGCTTTGCGGGTTCCTGGCCATGGAATCGAGCAGCTTGTCGAGCACGCTCAGCAACTCCCTGGAACCTGGGGCCGCGGCAAAGCGGTGCGGCGTGGGCAGGGCGTCGAAGGCCAGACCGAACTGCAGCCCGGAGCCGGACAGCGCCTCGGTGCCCACCGGGGTGTCCAGGGTGGCATCGACCTGACGTTGCAGCACCAGGTTCAGGGCCTGGCGATGATCGTCGGTGAGCAGCAGATGGATGTCCGGGTAGCGCTGTTTCAGGTGTTCGAGCAACGGGTGGTTGCGCGGCAGCGCCAGTTGCCGCCCCAGCATGGCGTCCAGGGAACTGGGAGAGCTGTCGCCATGACGCACCACAAAGGCCCAGTTGCGGGTGCCGTAGCTCTGGCTCAGGCCGATGCCCCGGGCGTTGTCGGGCAGGCCCAGGTCGCGGGTGGTCAGGTCGGCGCTGCCGGCGGCCAGCTGTTCCAGGTCGCCGGCCCGGGAAAGACTGGGCTGAATGTTGAGTTGCAGGCGGAACGAGCTGGCCAGGGTGCGCAGGATATCGATGCTCAGTCCGGCCCATTGGCCCTCGGCATTGCGGTAGATGTAGGGCGGCGCTTCCTCGGCCAGCAGATTGATCTGCCGGTGTGCGGTGAGCCAGTTCAGCTCGCCGGGAGTCAGGGAAAAGGACTCGGTCGGGGCGAAGGGAAAGGGCTCCTGGCTCGACTGGTTCTGGATCCGCCGCTTGTGCTCCTCGGGAATGGCGTTGAGTACGTAGTCGATCAGTGCCCGCAGGGTGGCGTCCTCATGGCGCACGGCGAAGGCGAAGCCGGCGTCGGGCAGCTGTGGATAGAACTTGCTGTGCAGCCGCAGGTCCGGGCGGGCCTGCATGTAAAGGGTGGTGCGGAAGCGATCGCTGATAAAGGCGTCGGCCTGTTTGCCGGCCAGTTGCTCAAGGGCCAGGGCAGTGGTGTGCACGCCGCTGATGTCGGCCCGGGGATAGGTCTTGCGGACGGTCTCAAGGTCTAGGTAGTTGTCCAGCACCAGGACCCGCTTGCCTTCCAGGTCCGGTGGCAGGCTCTTGTCGTTGATGCGCCCGACGATGATCGGCTGGTTGTTCAGGTACGGACGGCTGAGGGCCAGGCCGGGGTTCTGCGCTTCAAGCGCGGTGGCCCGGGGCAGCAGGTCGATTCGGTGTTCGAGCAGGGCCCGGATCGCGTCCTGGGGCGAGGCCAGCTCGACGTACTCGAAGCGCAGGCCCAACTGCTTGCCGATGAGCTTGAGGTACTCGTCGGAGATCACCTTGAGCACCTGGTTGCCGGCACTTTCCAGGGGCCGCTCGGGAGGCACGATGGTCGCTACCCGCAGCACCTTGTGGGGCAGGGTGCTGCGCATGTCGAGCAGCCGGGCCAGCGACGGATTGCCCGGCTCCTGCGGCTCGGTGCAGTGGGCGGGCAGGCTGAAGAACAGGCTGACCAGGACCATGAAGCTGAACAGCAGGCAGACACGGATCAGCCTCCAGAACTGGGGGGGACGGGAAATCAGGGGCATAGGGGGGAAGCTCCGGAGTTTTGAGGACCGCTCAGCTCAGGCCGTGTTCCTGGATGTACAGGAACAGGCTGGCCGAGGTGTCCAGGCCAAGCTTGCGC encodes the following:
- a CDS encoding ATP-binding protein encodes the protein MPLISRPPQFWRLIRVCLLFSFMVLVSLFFSLPAHCTEPQEPGNPSLARLLDMRSTLPHKVLRVATIVPPERPLESAGNQVLKVISDEYLKLIGKQLGLRFEYVELASPQDAIRALLEHRIDLLPRATALEAQNPGLALSRPYLNNQPIIVGRINDKSLPPDLEGKRVLVLDNYLDLETVRKTYPRADISGVHTTALALEQLAGKQADAFISDRFRTTLYMQARPDLRLHSKFYPQLPDAGFAFAVRHEDATLRALIDYVLNAIPEEHKRRIQNQSSQEPFPFAPTESFSLTPGELNWLTAHRQINLLAEEAPPYIYRNAEGQWAGLSIDILRTLASSFRLQLNIQPSLSRAGDLEQLAAGSADLTTRDLGLPDNARGIGLSQSYGTRNWAFVVRHGDSSPSSLDAMLGRQLALPRNHPLLEHLKQRYPDIHLLLTDDHRQALNLVLQRQVDATLDTPVGTEALSGSGLQFGLAFDALPTPHRFAAAPGSRELLSVLDKLLDSMARNPQSDIQLIAEQQSSAALWSWVAEQAWHVGVVILIIFVLSLIWNWRLKIQVRETICVQTRLQDKLAFQFSLLNGLPTPLYVCDLDGRLSTCNRAYEEFFATSQEQVEGCLPTEQPNMPRDFAEVLQEEHQLLLANHRPRFLDTSLWIKEQQYCLYQWLVPFYNARGVLQGLLGGWLDISERKNLELKLREAKQIAQKASAAKSEFLASMSHELRTPLNALVGLLELETSASQTPSHNLRVAQQSATSMIDLIGNILDLDKIESGLMQLAPHPTALEPLLANGLGLFAVQAREKRLQLNFDYQASPSRLYWVDSLRLQQILHNLLSNALKFTDRGHIQVTLRETHVQGDSSLLTLSVRDTGIGIPLANQAGIFEPYRQATARTAHLYGGSGLGLSICHQLVQLMGGRIWLESEPGQGCCIHVELPVSWQTTNVEVAQTPEVPPITGKALRVLVVDDVSTNGLVLTLQLERIGHFAEHVSSGEEALQLLRHRHYDVLISDCNMPGMDGYSLARAVREAEQQSGAKPRLIVGYTASALSNEATQCSNAGMNDLMIKPVTLARLQEVLGSHTGAGEERVRAFDIDHLKDLGENSPTLHRRILNELTKNLQQEIAELRTCVLANTPHLINDLTHRLSGVACLINAPDMTRTCEALRKVDPGHPASVRSCQQALLNAMEQVYAEARQQLASLREASDADSGPQPQTPQAQGSPP